In Brachybacterium fresconis, the genomic stretch GAAGACCGATGCCGCGGCGGTCCGCCAGCTTGACGCATCCGGGAGCGTGAGCGCTTCCAGCGCAAATGCGGCAGCGTACATCGCCAAAGCAGTGCGGAGCCAGGCGAGGAACGTGCGCTCGTTGGCCAGACTGAACCGCGGGTCTGGCTCCTCCCCCGTCTCATAAACGTTGCGTGGGAATCGCCGCGGAGTGGTCATGACAGCGCCTCCCGCCGCGCAACGGTGCGGAATCCGCCGTTGCCCATCGAGGAGTCCGGGGTGTTCTGCGAGCGCGCAGAGTTGCGGTAGCGGTTGCAGTACGAGATGTGGCAGAGGTAGCTGCCGCCACGCATGATCCGGGTCTGGCCGGTCTCGGGGCCGACGGGGTCGGTCACCACCATGCGGTGCTCCGCGCTGGTGCCGCGCCGGTAGGTGGCGGGGTGGAA encodes the following:
- a CDS encoding YidH family protein produces the protein MTTPRRFPRNVYETGEEPDPRFSLANERTFLAWLRTALAMYAAAFALEALTLPDASSWRTAAASVFIALGTFAVVRAWFGWRAAERSLRRAEALPGLATGAIISVGIVIAVSLVTIGIYA